GCCAGGCCTACTTTTACTCCGTACCGGTCAAAAATACTTAAAACGAGGCTTTGTTTTCCGGACAGGGCTGAATAATCAATAACGTCATTCACGCCGTCGCCGTTCGGCGTAATTACATTAACCAGGTTCGGCACTACAACCGTTACGGTAATAGGATCACAGTCGTAGGCATCTTTTACATAGATCATATGATCACCTCTCGGTATGTTGTTAAAAGTGTTTGAATCCTGCCAGTTGATCCCGTCAATTGAATATTTATAAGGAGCTGTTCCGCCTGCAATATTTGCCGTAATGGTATTGTCTGTAATATCAATGCTTGAAATAACAGGCTGCTCGGAAGGATATACTTTAACTTCCTGTCTGGCAATACAGTCTCCGGTTTTAAGTTCTACCCAGTAGGTACCTACGGTAACATTTGTGATAGACTGGGTGGTTGCACCTGTACTCCATTTGTAAGCGGTAAATCCGGGGCCTGCATCTAAAGTTGTAGTGTCTTCCATACAGATAATCTTATCTTCCAGAATATTGGAATAAACCGGAGGCAGTACAATCAGGGTTACTTTAACAACTTTATAACATTGGTTTCCATCTTTTACTTTAACGAAGACCACACCGTTCGGAGCAATATAAGCAGTCGGCGTCAAAATCTCATTGGTTCCGTTTACTGCGTCTGCTGCAGAAGGATAATATGTTTTAACAGCTCCGGTAAGAGTAGTCACCGCTGCTGTTGTAAGGTTAAATAAAGCCGTGGCAGGATTGCTTTCAATAAAGCATGATCTCAAGGTAGCATCTGTTACCGTAAAGTCTGCATAGAAAGCCAGCGTGATCTCTGCAACATCGGAACATCCCTGTAATGTCTCTACCTTTACATATACTTTACCTGTAGATGAAGTGAAGGTATACGGATTGGTAATTTCATTGGTCCCCGCGTTGAGGTCAGCCATAGTAGGATAATATTTTTTAATGGCGGTAGGATCTGAAGGCAGAACATTTGCCGTCGTCAGGTTAAATACGGCTGTACCCTGGTTATTGTTGTTGCATTCGGTTAAAGTAACATCCACAGCCGTGATATTTCCCTGCTTGAATTTAAACGTCCCTGTCTGCTTACATTTACTGATCGCACTGTTCGGGTTGGCAGGATCAGCATAGCTGATGCTGTAATAATATACTGCCGTTGTACTTACGGTCTGTGGTGCAGTAATCGGGTTGTTACCGGTAAGCGCATCATTTGAGTTTGTATGATAGCTTACAGTGAAATTCGGGTTTCCGTTGACAATGCCTGCAGATAAAGTCGAGAAATTGAATACAGCAGGATCGGTACAGATAATTACTTCGTTCGGTCCTGTTGGGATCGGGTTCGGTGTTCCCGGTGGTATGAAAGGGTTTGGCTGAACCGCAGACGTAAACGGGGAAGACAGGGTTGCTGTACCGTCCCAGCTTAATACAAATCCGTTGGTATTGGCTGAAAAGTTATCAATGATTAAATAATAGGTTTCACCGGCAATTACATCGAGGTATTTTACAAAACCGTCGCCTCCCGCACCTTCTGTGGTATCGGTTGCAGTCATATTAAGGCCTGTTAATCCTGTTCCCGAAGGAGCAGCATAGGAACATCTGATGGGTGTGCCGAGACTTCCGCAGGCTTTATTAGGTCCGAATACAGCCCAGTCATAATCGGCCTGTGCATTCGGGGTGATCAGGAAAGTAAGGGTTCCGCTTGTAGATGCGGTGAATGTATACCATACGGAAAAATGTTCGGTGGAAAGACAGCCATTGCCAAGAGGGCTTTCCTGAGTGCTTCCGAATCCGCTCGG
The sequence above is a segment of the Chryseobacterium sp. JJR-5R genome. Coding sequences within it:
- a CDS encoding T9SS type B sorting domain-containing protein, with protein sequence MKKILLIFLGILCQMFYAQSDCTSALAVCGNSSISYTPSGFGSTQESPLGNGCLSTEHFSVWYTFTASTSGTLTFLITPNAQADYDWAVFGPNKACGSLGTPIRCSYAAPSGTGLTGLNMTATDTTEGAGGDGFVKYLDVIAGETYYLIIDNFSANTNGFVLSWDGTATLSSPFTSAVQPNPFIPPGTPNPIPTGPNEVIICTDPAVFNFSTLSAGIVNGNPNFTVSYHTNSNDALTGNNPITAPQTVSTTAVYYYSISYADPANPNSAISKCKQTGTFKFKQGNITAVDVTLTECNNNNQGTAVFNLTTANVLPSDPTAIKKYYPTMADLNAGTNEITNPYTFTSSTGKVYVKVETLQGCSDVAEITLAFYADFTVTDATLRSCFIESNPATALFNLTTAAVTTLTGAVKTYYPSAADAVNGTNEILTPTAYIAPNGVVFVKVKDGNQCYKVVKVTLIVLPPVYSNILEDKIICMEDTTTLDAGPGFTAYKWSTGATTQSITNVTVGTYWVELKTGDCIARQEVKVYPSEQPVISSIDITDNTITANIAGGTAPYKYSIDGINWQDSNTFNNIPRGDHMIYVKDAYDCDPITVTVVVPNLVNVITPNGDGVNDVIDYSALSGKQSLVLSIFDRYGVKVGLADKTTGFKWDGTTGGKKVPTGTYWYSVTWNENDKKNTPFKFSGWVMVKNRD